One segment of Gymnogyps californianus isolate 813 chromosome 23, ASM1813914v2, whole genome shotgun sequence DNA contains the following:
- the EGR3 gene encoding LOW QUALITY PROTEIN: early growth response protein 3 (The sequence of the model RefSeq protein was modified relative to this genomic sequence to represent the inferred CDS: deleted 1 base in 1 codon), with translation MTGKLLEKLPGTMNTLMNQLPDNLYPEEIPNSLNIFSSSSDSVAHYNQMAADNVMDIGLANEKAGQELSSYSGTFQPAPGNKTVTYLGKFAFDSPSNWCQDNIISLMSAGILGVPPSSGALTSTQSSAGSMGPPQGEVDQMYPALPPYSSCSDLYPEPVSFHDPQSNPGLTYSPQDYQAAKPALDSNLFPMIPDYNLYHHPNDMGTITEHKPFQSLDPIRVNPPPITPLETIKAFKDKQIHPGFGGLPQPPLTLKPIRPRKYPNRPSKTPLHERPHACPAEGCDRRFSRSDELTRHLRIHTGHKPFQCRICMRSFSRSDHLTTHIRTHTGEKPFACEFCGRKFARSDERKRHAKIHLKQKEKKAEKGSAGSPRRAPTAAAAATSPPVALAPAVTTCA, from the exons ATGACAGGCAAACTACTGGAGAAGCTGCCGGGGACCATGAACACTTTGATGAACCAATTGCCTGACAATCTGTACCCAGAGGAGATCCCCAACTCTTTGAATatcttctccagcagcagcgaCTCGGTGGCTCACTACAACCAGATGGCTGCAG ATAATGTTATGGACATTGGCTTAGCGAACGAAAAGGCCGGTCAGGAACTGTCCTCCTATTCGGGGACTTTTCAACCCGCCCCGGGCAACAAGACTGTCACCTACCTGGGGAAATTCGCTTTCGACTCGCCCTCCAACTGGTGCCAGGACAACATCATCAGCCTGATGAGCGCGGGCATCCTGGGGGTGCCGCCGTCCTCGGGCGCGCTCACCAGCACGCAGAGCTCGGCGGGCAGCATGGGGCCGCCGCAGGGCGAGGTGGACCAGATGTACCCCGCGCTGCCGCCCTACTCCTCCTGCAGTGACCTCTACCCGGAGCCCGTCTCCTTCCACGACCCCCAGAGCAACCCCGGCCTCACCTACTCCCCCCAGGATTACCAGGCGGCCAAGCCCGCCTTGGACAGCAACCTCTTCCCCATGATCCCAGACTATAACCTCTACCACCACCCCAACGACATGGGCACCATCACGGAGCACAAACCCTTCCAGAGCTTGGACCCCATCCGCGTCAACCCGCCCCCCATCACCCCGCTGGAGACCATCAAGGCCTTCAAGGACAAGCAGATCCACCCGGGTTTCGGGGGGCTGCCGCAGCCGCCCCTCACCCTCAAGCCCATCCGACCCCGCAAGTATCCCAACCGGCCCAGCAAGACGCCGCTCCACGAGCGGCCCCACGCCTGCCCCGCCGAGGGTTGTGACCGTCGCTTCTCCCGCTCCGACGAGCTCACCCGCCACCTCCGCATCCACACGGGCCACAAGCCCTTCCAGTGCCGCATCTGCATGCGGAGCTTCAGCCGCAGCGACCACCTCACCACCCACATCCGCACCCACACCGGCGAGAAACCCTTCGCCTGCGAGTTCTGCGGCCGCAAGTTCGCCCGCTCCGACGAGCGCAAGCGGCACGCCAAGATCCACCTcaagcagaaggagaagaaggcCGAGAAGGGCTCggcc ggcagcccccgccgcgcccccaccgccgccgccgccgccacctcGCCCCCCGTCGCCCTCGCCCCCGCCGTCACCACGTGCGCTTGA